A region of Streptomyces sp. WMMC500 DNA encodes the following proteins:
- a CDS encoding VWA domain-containing protein produces the protein MANFSKSNAPEFSVEVYQNEYLPEGGREVNAIVTVASTGGGTTGGMPLPAADPARARFGSGGPDAGVVIMVDCSGSMDYPPTKMRNARDATAAAIETVRDGVAFAVVAGTHVAREVYPGGGRLAVADASTRTEAKEALRKLSAGGGTAIGTWLRLADKLLGSAEVAIRHGILLTDGRNEHESPEDLRASLDACAGRFTCDARGVGTDWEVKEVTGIASALLGTADIVADPAGLAADFTQMMETAMGKEVADVALRLWTPQGSTIKFVKQVAPTVEELTERRTEAGPRAGDYPTGSWGDESRDYHVCVEVPPASVGQEMLAARVSLILPQPDGSAQTLSQGLIRAVWTDDMAASTRINAQVAHYTGQAELAQVIQQGLEDRKAGDMDGATAKLGRAVQLASASGNADTAKLLSKVVDVVDAASGTVRLKAKVAEADEMTLETRSTKTVRVKK, from the coding sequence ATGGCCAACTTTTCGAAGTCGAACGCGCCGGAGTTCTCGGTCGAGGTCTACCAGAACGAGTATCTGCCCGAGGGCGGCCGGGAAGTGAACGCGATCGTGACCGTCGCCTCCACGGGCGGCGGCACCACGGGCGGCATGCCCCTGCCCGCCGCCGATCCGGCGCGTGCGCGGTTCGGCTCCGGGGGCCCGGACGCGGGCGTGGTGATCATGGTCGACTGCTCCGGCTCGATGGACTATCCCCCCACCAAGATGCGCAACGCCCGCGACGCGACGGCCGCCGCGATCGAGACGGTACGCGACGGCGTCGCCTTCGCCGTCGTCGCCGGCACCCACGTGGCGCGCGAGGTCTACCCCGGCGGCGGCCGGCTCGCGGTCGCCGACGCCTCGACCCGTACCGAGGCCAAGGAGGCGCTGCGCAAGCTGAGCGCCGGCGGCGGCACCGCGATCGGCACCTGGCTGCGGCTCGCGGACAAGCTGCTCGGCTCCGCCGAGGTGGCGATCCGGCACGGCATCCTGCTCACCGACGGCCGCAACGAGCACGAGTCGCCGGAGGACCTGCGCGCCTCCCTCGACGCCTGCGCCGGCCGCTTCACCTGCGACGCCCGCGGCGTCGGCACGGACTGGGAGGTCAAGGAGGTCACCGGCATCGCCTCCGCGCTGCTCGGCACCGCCGACATCGTCGCCGACCCGGCCGGTCTCGCCGCGGACTTCACGCAGATGATGGAGACCGCGATGGGCAAGGAGGTCGCGGACGTGGCGCTGCGGCTGTGGACGCCGCAGGGCTCCACCATCAAGTTCGTCAAGCAGGTCGCCCCCACGGTCGAGGAGCTGACCGAGCGGCGCACGGAGGCCGGCCCGCGCGCCGGCGACTACCCCACCGGCTCGTGGGGCGACGAGTCCCGCGACTACCACGTCTGTGTCGAGGTGCCGCCCGCCTCCGTCGGGCAGGAGATGCTCGCCGCCCGCGTCTCGCTGATCCTGCCGCAGCCCGACGGCAGCGCGCAGACCCTCTCCCAGGGGCTGATCCGGGCGGTGTGGACGGACGACATGGCGGCCTCCACGCGGATAAACGCGCAGGTCGCGCACTACACCGGCCAGGCCGAACTGGCGCAGGTCATCCAGCAGGGACTGGAGGACCGCAAGGCCGGCGACATGGACGGCGCCACGGCCAAACTGGGGCGCGCCGTCCAGTTGGCGAGCGCCTCCGGCAACGCGGACACCGCAAAGCTACTGTCGAAGGTGGTGGACGTGGTCGACGCGGCGAGCGGTACTGTGCGTCTGAAGGCCAAGGTCGCGGAGGCCGACGAGATGACACTGGAGACACGGTCGACGAAGACCGTCCGCGTCAAGAAATGA
- a CDS encoding FHA domain-containing protein, whose translation MATCPNGHPSGAEDWCEVCGIRMPGAVPPPAAQVPPPGPGGYGYPGPPVGEPTQAAQPCPSCGTPREGQAQFCEECRYNFVTQSAQPYVPPTMASGFSQGFHPQHPQGLTYQPSGPSQVHRGSEPLGPDTGAAQAPPPPPPPPGPGPGVPPQAPPVQPDPRMGGDFVITPPSSAQPPPQQHGQQFPGQGPPHQPVGWVAVVAPDREYFAAMMSRSGPEAQGLNLPAYSPEQKVPLVGPQVAIGRKRQSTGEVPDIDLARPPEDPGVSHKHAVLVEQPEGGWAVVDQNSTNGTTVNGAADPIQPFVPVPLREGDRVHVGAWTTIRIERG comes from the coding sequence ATGGCGACCTGCCCGAACGGTCACCCGTCAGGAGCCGAGGACTGGTGCGAGGTGTGCGGCATCCGCATGCCGGGCGCCGTCCCGCCGCCGGCCGCCCAGGTCCCGCCGCCGGGCCCGGGGGGCTACGGCTACCCCGGTCCCCCCGTCGGCGAGCCCACCCAGGCCGCGCAGCCCTGCCCGTCCTGCGGCACTCCCCGCGAGGGGCAGGCGCAGTTCTGCGAGGAGTGCCGGTACAACTTCGTCACCCAGAGCGCCCAGCCGTACGTGCCGCCGACGATGGCCTCCGGGTTCTCGCAGGGCTTCCACCCGCAGCACCCGCAGGGCCTGACGTACCAGCCCTCCGGCCCGTCGCAGGTCCACCGCGGCTCCGAGCCGCTGGGCCCGGACACCGGCGCGGCGCAGGCACCACCGCCGCCGCCCCCGCCGCCAGGACCGGGGCCCGGGGTGCCCCCGCAGGCGCCGCCGGTGCAGCCGGACCCGCGGATGGGCGGCGACTTCGTGATCACGCCGCCCAGTTCGGCGCAGCCGCCGCCGCAGCAGCACGGGCAGCAGTTCCCCGGCCAGGGGCCGCCGCACCAGCCGGTGGGCTGGGTGGCGGTCGTGGCGCCGGACCGGGAGTACTTCGCGGCGATGATGTCGCGCAGCGGTCCCGAGGCACAGGGGCTGAACCTGCCGGCTTACTCGCCGGAGCAGAAGGTGCCGCTGGTCGGCCCGCAGGTCGCGATCGGCCGCAAGCGGCAGTCGACGGGCGAGGTGCCGGACATCGACCTCGCCAGACCGCCGGAGGACCCGGGCGTCTCGCACAAGCACGCGGTGCTCGTGGAGCAGCCGGAGGGCGGCTGGGCGGTCGTCGACCAGAACAGCACCAACGGCACGACCGTCAACGGCGCGGCCGACCCGATCCAGCCCTTCGTCCCGGTGCCGCTGCGAGAGGGCGACCGGGTGCACGTCGGCGCGTGGACGACGATCCGCATCGAGCGGGGCTAG
- a CDS encoding protein phosphatase 2C domain-containing protein → MANTPPVSELSACPSCEEPLEAGDLFCGACGADLAAPAPAPAAPVPAAAEPVASPNGAAPAAAPAGAPDSRSAEAQRTGSYRIAGPGAGPQGGGDSGEFLLDAPEEDPEHYRIAEPLASPQGADPRAALGTAGPEAAEAAEPPAAGPVPPGRRCIACRTGAIDTDGYCERCGHAQPRERDHMEHEVEGVAAVSDRGLRHHRNEDFFAIAETALPNGAPATVAVVCDGVSSASRPDEASAAASVAAGASLQATLGRGLHPQQAMHEALLAAAGSVNELAAQHSPLSHQNAPACTIVSAVIAGGILTVGWVGDSRAYWVPDDRAAPSARLTEDDSWAAQMVAAGLMSEADAYADERAHAITGWLGADSHELDPHTASFKPDGPGVVIVCTDGLWNYAEAAAELAATVPPDAATRPLHAAQVLVGHALDGGGHDNVTVAVLPFPGPAGGAGPS, encoded by the coding sequence ATGGCGAACACACCTCCCGTATCCGAACTGAGCGCGTGCCCCTCGTGCGAGGAGCCGCTGGAGGCGGGTGACCTGTTCTGCGGGGCGTGCGGCGCGGATCTCGCGGCGCCCGCCCCCGCGCCCGCCGCGCCCGTGCCGGCGGCCGCGGAGCCCGTGGCCAGCCCCAACGGCGCCGCGCCCGCCGCGGCCCCGGCGGGCGCGCCGGACAGCCGCTCCGCGGAGGCGCAGCGCACCGGCAGTTACCGCATCGCGGGCCCGGGGGCGGGGCCGCAGGGCGGCGGGGACTCCGGCGAGTTCCTGCTCGACGCGCCCGAGGAGGACCCCGAGCACTACCGCATCGCCGAGCCGCTGGCGTCGCCGCAGGGCGCCGACCCGCGCGCGGCGCTGGGCACCGCGGGCCCCGAGGCGGCCGAGGCCGCCGAGCCGCCCGCCGCCGGTCCGGTGCCGCCCGGACGGCGCTGCATCGCGTGCCGTACGGGCGCGATCGACACCGACGGCTACTGCGAGCGCTGCGGCCACGCGCAGCCGCGCGAGCGGGACCACATGGAGCACGAGGTGGAGGGCGTCGCCGCGGTCAGCGACCGGGGCCTGCGGCACCACCGCAACGAGGACTTCTTCGCCATCGCCGAGACCGCCCTGCCCAACGGCGCGCCGGCGACGGTCGCCGTCGTCTGCGACGGCGTGTCCTCCGCCAGCCGCCCGGACGAGGCGTCCGCCGCCGCCAGCGTCGCCGCGGGGGCTTCGCTGCAGGCCACGCTGGGCCGCGGGCTGCACCCGCAGCAGGCGATGCACGAGGCGCTGCTGGCCGCCGCGGGATCGGTCAACGAACTGGCCGCGCAGCACTCCCCGCTGAGCCACCAGAACGCGCCGGCCTGCACGATCGTCAGCGCGGTGATCGCCGGCGGCATCCTGACCGTCGGCTGGGTAGGCGACTCGCGCGCGTACTGGGTGCCGGACGACCGCGCCGCGCCGTCGGCCCGGCTCACCGAGGACGACTCGTGGGCGGCCCAGATGGTCGCCGCCGGGCTGATGTCCGAGGCGGACGCGTACGCGGACGAGCGCGCGCACGCCATCACCGGCTGGCTGGGCGCCGACTCGCACGAACTCGACCCGCACACGGCCTCGTTCAAGCCGGACGGTCCCGGCGTGGTGATCGTGTGCACCGACGGGCTGTGGAACTACGCCGAGGCGGCGGCCGAACTGGCCGCCACCGTGCCGCCGGACGCCGCGACCCGGCCGCTGCACGCGGCCCAGGTGCTCGTCGGCCACGCGCTCGACGGCGGGGGCCACGACAACGTAACAGTGGCGGTACTCCCGTTCCCCGGCCCGGCGGGCGGGGCAGGCCCTTCGTGA